gagaaccgcgagaaccagtgtgaacacaaacagtaatacctaaaaaaatctaaaaaacacccaaaaattttttttttatttttttactattttttatataaaaatcgctacttttagtatccaaaaaaaaaaaaattttttttaaattttttttttaaaaaaaatttttgtttttggctactaaaagtagcgatttgaacataaaaaatagtaaaaaaataaaaaaaaaattttagatttttttttgatttttttagattttttaggttttttgggaggtttagtttttagcattttagctgggggggggggtgggggggtttaggtttttggggggtgggggaggggggtttaggtttttggggggggggtgggggggttaggttttttttaggttttttgagggttttagtttttagcatttagcttggggggggggggggttaggtttttttgggggggggggggttaggttttttgggggggggggggtagggtttttttttttttttttgggagggggggggtggggtgtttaggtttttggggggtggggggtgggggttaggtttttttagggtttttttaggtttttttagctattttagcttgtgttcacattggttctcgcggttctcgcaataaaggtggttctcgcatgaaccttaccctatatatatatatatatatatatatatatatatatatatatatatatatatatatatatatatatatatatcttaaaatgtgatgtttatttaatttaaatgttatgtctttttttatatttattagtataaatgttataaattaataaaataattaaattattAAGTAATAATAAAGAAGCCTTTATTCCATTGCATGAGGATTATTGGCATGGGAGAATAAAGTCCCTTTGTTGCATGACACTGGCAAAATAAATCCCCTCATACCATCCACCCTTAGAAATAAAGATCTAATCGATCTATTGTATCTATAAATCTGTTCTATAAACTAGCCAATCGAATTCCcaagtaatagtaataataataataataataataataataataataataataataataataataataataataataataataataataataataagataaaAATTTAATTGCTAACCTCACACGAGTCAACGTTCTCAAGATGTTTGGGAGTCAACATGGCAGGGGTAGTTTGATAAACGCAATCTTTGTTCACTTTGTTTGGAGGGAAGTGAGAGTAAGGGATTATTAGGGTTCCGTTTGATGccttcaactcttcttctttgCTTAATCCATCTCCCACCAACCACACCTTTAATTTACAAAATCAAAATATAtagttttatttatattattactAAAAGTTATATAGAGATACACACACAAACGAGTGTACCTTTTGTGAGTAAGTTCGTGAAAGAATCAAGTTATCTTGATCGCCAGTCAACTCCAACTCTAGTTTGAGCTTTTGATAATCGTCCGGTCGAGATATTGCAACCTACAATGTGTTTGATTGATGTACGCATTTTTAGCTAGACTTTAAAGGATCATCGTTTCAGTCTTAAGCATGTACATCAGATTTTTgctatatattaaaaaacagTAAATCGAAATTACCTGAATGCCCTTGTGGCATAGAGCAACGGCAAGGTAATAAGCAACCTTGTTGAAGGTTCCCCTAAAAAGAACTTGAGTTGTGCCTTTAGGAATGCTATTCAGAACCACAGCAACTGCCAAGCTGCTCCCATCAACCAACTTCACTTTCAGTTTTGGATTTCTTTTTATGAATAGCTCCCCATTTCTATTTAGTTCCTCCCCCTACAAATACAATCAATTATTTAGAGACATATTTGGTTTGGTTATATTACAAGTTCGAATGTGTGATTAGTTAATATTTATTCAAATTCTAGTTTAAGATCTCGTGTGTTATATGCGCTGCATAAAGAAAAGACCACTTATAAATCTATTGatttaataaattatatatatatatatatatatatatatatatatatatatatatatataaagtataatgtacttcaaggcttaacctacattaacatatacatgacaaaaaatataacgtgcgttattatcatagaacgtgcgtgattatagtcccatgcgtgattatacccctgatccaacggttaccattgtcttctacgtgatgtatgataaggctttttgtatgttaaccttactatatatatatatatatatatatatatatatatatatatatatatatatatatataggggaccgctaaaatgagaaccaactcgagttgtaagaactgtgagaactacaccgtacggggcgaagtggaccaaaattttttttcataaacgtagatgcgtgtattataaacacatttataaaaaaatttaaaaaaaagttgtcgtgtgtgtagttttgagcaccacaagtttgtgtttacgggtaccgtaaatcttaccggaaaatttacggtacccgtaaacacaaacttgttgtgctcaaaactacacacacgacatctttttttttttttgaattttttttacaaatgtgtttataatacacgcatctacgtttatgcaaaaaaaaaaaattggtccacctcgcccagGATCAAAAAGTTCcaatggttcttacaactcgaggtggttcttattttagctcaattatatatatatatatatatatatatatatatatatatatagagagagagagagagagagagagaaaggttaacatacttcactgcttatcatacttcacgtaggagacaatggtaaccgttggatcaggggtataatcacgcatggaacatataatcacgcatgggaccacataatcacgcatgggaccacataatcacgtatgggatccaaaatcacgcatgttattttggtcaaaaaaataATTACGCGTGTTATATTTTTCGTGAAGTAGgttaatgtacgttaaggcgtgaagtacattatactttctctctctctctctctctctctatatatatatatatatatatatatatgtagatgGTACTATACTTACAATTGGTTCTCTGTTATGATTATTAACATATCCTAACACTCCCTACTCTTTAACACAAAGTGATTTCTCATTAACAAATAAATACGGAAAAAATCATAGGCccttttatataatatattttactttatataatatataatataattctTTTTATAATAATACGAAAATTATCATCAAATatggaaaaaaattaaattataatatgcaaattttttttgttctttatttCAGATGCAAGTGAGACTTGAAGTCTTGAACCTAAGACCTTTAAATCTAAGTGCATCTAAAGGTTGTTGTCTTTGCCAATAGGTCACCAACCTCGTTGGTAATTAcaatatatataagtatatatgtAACAAACATATAAGCAATCTATAAATCTCTAAATATTTATTTGCACATATTTGTCTTCTTATTTGTAACATTTTTCATCTTATAAGTAACAAACATATAAGCAATCTATAAATCTCTAAATATTTCTTTGTACATTACATTTGTTGTCTTATTTGTAACATTTTTCATCTTTGTCTAATATTATTAACTTGACTTTATGTGTTCTTTTTGTTCTTAATAGTGTCACATATAACTAACTGCTCATGAGCTGGGATAACAtattccaattcatttgacaatCAAACACATTAAAAATGGAATTCAgattccaacaatttccaattcctATTGAAATGTTTAAATTTCAATTCCTATAATAATTCtgattccaattccaattccaattccaattccaaaacATTCCACGAACCAAACACACCCTTAAATTATCTCCAAATTAAACTAATCATTCTTCTTTAATGGCATCAGGGGCGGATGTATTATGGaacaaggggtagcctccgctaccgcttggtcggaaaatttttgacgtttttagtgtaaattttggaaaaatttgacgttttttcgatttcgttaccgcttatttataaaacgttaccgcttggtcggaatctTAGATCCGCCACTGAATGGCATTAAACTAATCCTAAATAAAAGATTTGATTCTAGTAGAACCGAACCTGATTAAGTAGACCCAGAGTCAAAACCTTAGCTCCTTTCCCCTCAGCTTTGAGTATTGCCTCCATAATCAAGTCATTGATGGCCTCTCTTTGCCATTCCATGAAATACTTCCAAAATAAATACAACAAACATAAATATCTAACATAAAAAGGTTGATCTTTTAAATGAACATaatacaaattaaataaaaagcaCGAATTATACGTCTACATACTTGTATCTTGTATTTTGGGACCGCCCATGTTTGTACTTTGAGTTTCTTAAAAATGTTTCTTTCGACCACAAAAGTTTGCCCATAAATCCAAGTAATTATCATGGACCAGATAGTTACGGGCCATAGCATTCGCAAGTACCATTTGGGAGACGTGTAAGGTTTCGAAGCCAAAGAGGCAAACCCGAGCCTCATATGGTAGATTGATTCTGGTGTCGTTAGATGTGTTAAATATACCACGTTTGGTGATTCATCTGTTCGCTCAAGTGAGTTCTCGTACAATGTGTCTGTAGATTTGTCGAGTGTTCCATAAACATAGTCATAGAATGGCATGAATAGCGAGTAATTGGTTCTGAATTGAGTATGGTGCAAAGAATGATACCTAAGGAGACAAAATTAATTTAACTTAATAAAAATGACAATAACATCAAATATTAATAGCAATCATTAAGTATGAAACAAGAGTTGTAAAATAAATATACTTACGAAGGAGTGTACATAAGGTACTTGAGGGGAGGGAAGATTGAGAAGGCTACTTTGGGGATGAGCTCGAAATTGCAATGGCCCATGTTGTTCATCACATCAATGTAGGTCACATAGCCAGCAAATGCCATAATGGACCCAGTCTTGGTTAGGGTGATAGTCAACAATGGTATGGCGAAGAGTGTGAAGTAGGCTATGTGCTCACCAAATGGATGAATTACAGCTGCACCATCAACGACCCAGTTTGCATAAGCAATTCTGTCCTTTTATTTTGGATTAAATTTACAGGACCATTGACTAAACCAGTTGTCTTAGTGGTCCACTGGTTGAATCAGGTTTAAAAACCGAATAACTAAATATGGATTCTAAAATAAATATGATTTAACCGCATAATATTCTCTTCGATTGTTTAGCTAAATAAAATGTTATATTTAACAACTATGTGTTAAGGGCATCGTGGTGATTTAATGGTGTATTCCATAACTAAAAGGTTGGGAGTTCAATAACGCAGAATGTagatattgatatatttaaaacaATATATGTTATTCATTGTAATATGATCTGGGGCGGACCTAGCATATAAGAAGGGGCAacctccgctacggcttggcgctccggcggtagtgtaaaattagtgtaaattttggaaaaatttgacgtttttacgATTTACTTACGGctttttttataaaacgttacggcttgacggattttctagatccgccactgttaTATGATATGTATTAATTTATAGTATTTTAAATATTCTTTCACATAACCATACTCGAGTGTTTGGACTAAATTATAAAGTGTCTTAAAAAACTGAATTTTGAGGACCAGTCTCAAGATGACGTGCTTTACACATTATCCCCAGTCTATGTGGGTTGTCTCTAAAGTGTATGGCTATATATGTTGAGTTGCATTAATAGGTACCACTTTACGTATGTCCAATTCTGAAACATTTGTGCCATTAAAGGTAAAAATAACATAGTACCCAAACACCGGAGATGGGTTGAGAGATTTACATGTGATGGGCTCGGTGACGATTGAAGAATGATGATGAGAATGATAGCGATTGTAGAGGAAATGGTGGTGGAGGGCTCTATGAAGCCAATAATACAGAAATTCTACCACTCCCACATGTAGCAAAATTACAATGATCACTCCATCTAATCTCCACAAAGGCATCTGCCTAGCTTCAGTTAATGAATAATATCCCACATAATATAATATCCCATTGAATATTATTTGATCATCCctgaaaatatataaaaaataaatttaatcataaTTAATTTAGGTTTCCATGTTAACCCTACCTCAACAAGGTTGTAAGATGATTAAAAGGGTGATTTGATAAGACTTTTcatagagagagggagagagaaccCACCAGTCTCTTTCACGATCAACTTGATCGAACTCGATGGTTTTGTCAACAATCCTGCTTTTGCCTTTGGCCGTCATATAGCGAGATAATGAGATCCAAAACTGATTGTTGAGCGCTCGAATCAGGAGTAAGGGAAAAATTAACAATAGAGTCAAATCTCGATCGTTTGCATTTGAAATCACGTAGTCATAGGTAGCCTTCACAACCGATGGTGCCAATATCAAGTACTATATCATAtccaaattaaatattaaacttagtccaaaaacattatatatttgataaatatatgatatatacaaattaatactGCAAAGAGAAAAAACTAAATTGCATCCAGGGGCGGACCTACTTGATGTTGTGGGTGGGGCGGGCGCACCCGTTGAAAAAAAAGtagtgtattttttaggcaaaaaacctGACCGCACCCGTTAAAAATATGGTTGAACCCCTCATCCGCACTCACAACAAATAATTtttgggtccgccactgattgTATCTATATTATCTATCAAGCAAATCTATGTGAGAACGTAAGACATCTTGATCCATCTTTGTCTTGTTCATAAATGCAACCGATATTAGCTTGCTGTttaatttgccgttaaaaaaatatatatattagctTGCTGTTTCTAAAGAAGTGGTTATGACTTCAACATACGTCTAATACACTTTGAATGAAACTCAtccatatatattttattttattttatttttttttaatgacAAAGGTTACATTGCTTCTACTTCTAAATTACACCAATATACTAAATTACACCCAATGTCAGTTTTTAAATACTGGTCTTTTCTTCAAGAGGCAAAAGCCTATACTACCTAGCTATAACTGGAATTTTAACTCATCCATATATGGGTACCCATGTGGGCATCCATAAACATATCTCAAGTACATCAATCGAGTTCGCTGCCAAACTATTTAATTGCTAGTGCTGAACACCACAAAAGTTAACATAAAAGGTAGCAAGATCTAACTACCTCATACTTTTTTTGATACAAATGGAAATAACTTATCTTCAAGAAAAAAAGGTATAGATCAACTGAAATGTCATGTTTTTGGTAATTAACTAATTAAGCGATAATTTTGATATTAAAGAAATAAATCAGTTAATTATAACAatttaaaaagataaataaacaaataaaattaatATTGTCGATCATccatcttttattttatttaatgagaAAAAATCAGTCTTACTATTAGTTGTATTGTTTTATAACtatagggtggagttattgtaaaaaagacaaaaagtgtgagaaaggtaagaaagaatctcaaccattagatctaaattaattgaaaagggtaagattgtaaattaattaacaaattcaaatatggtaatcctttatttaaggatttggagagagaaaatcccTGATTTAAGAAAAATAACCGtccataaatataacaccattcagagcatgttcatacatggtgttttaaatataacacaattcagaaaaatataacaccattcaacacaaaaatataacaccattcagcacaaaaaaaaaacacaattcacacaaaaataacatcattcGGCACAAAacataacaccattcagcacaaaaaaacaccattcacacaaaaataacatcattcagcacaaaaaaaacACCATgcagcacaaaaataacaccatttagcacacaaaaaaacaccattcagcagtaaataaaataaacaccattcagtacaagaatataacaccattcagtaaaaaaacaccattaagaaaagaaaaaaaaaacaccattcagaaaaggaaaaaacaccattcagaaaataaaaaaaacaccattcagtacacaaaataacaccattcagtacaagatataacaccattcagtaaagaaaaaaataacacctctgtatcatcttctccacttcccggcaccaccactgccacttccggcaccaccactgctGCACCACCGATAATTTTCCTACCACGTAACTACACATCTCGCCGTCGCCGCTGCCGCTCGCAGTCATCTCCTCCGAGCGTCGGACCGTAATTCCCCATCGGACATCAACATCGCCCGTCG
This is a stretch of genomic DNA from Helianthus annuus cultivar XRQ/B chromosome 16, HanXRQr2.0-SUNRISE, whole genome shotgun sequence. It encodes these proteins:
- the LOC110920509 gene encoding very-long-chain aldehyde decarbonylase CER1, translating into MATTPGFLTDWPWKPLGNLKYLILAPSVVKATYDYVISNANDRDLTLLLIFPLLLIRALNNQFWISLSRYMTAKGKSRIVDKTIEFDQVDRERDWDDQIIFNGILYYVGYYSLTEARQMPLWRLDGVIIVILLHVGVVEFLYYWLHRALHHHFLYNRYHSHHHSSIVTEPITSVIHPFGEHIAYFTLFAIPLLTITLTKTGSIMAFAGYVTYIDVMNNMGHCNFELIPKVAFSIFPPLKYLMYTPSYHSLHHTQFRTNYSLFMPFYDYVYGTLDKSTDTLYENSLERTDESPNVVYLTHLTTPESIYHMRLGFASLASKPYTSPKWYLRMLWPVTIWSMIITWIYGQTFVVERNIFKKLKVQTWAVPKYKIQYFMEWQREAINDLIMEAILKAEGKGAKVLTLGLLNQGEELNRNGELFIKRNPKLKVKLVDGSSLAVAVVLNSIPKGTTQVLFRGTFNKVAYYLAVALCHKGIQVAISRPDDYQKLKLELELTGDQDNLILSRTYSQKVWLVGDGLSKEEELKASNGTLIIPYSHFPPNKVNKDCVYQTTPAMLTPKHLENVDSCENWLPRRVMSAWRIAGILHGLEGWNVNECGDKVFNVEKIWQASLQHGFTPITKSSN